In the genome of Actinomadura graeca, one region contains:
- a CDS encoding glutamine synthetase family protein gives MDRQQEFVLRTLEERDIRFIRLWFTDVLGFLKSVAVAPAELEGAFGEGIGFDGSAIEGFARVYEADMIAKPDPSTFQVLPWRSESPGVGRMFCDILMPDGTPSFADPRYVLKRALARAADLGFTFYTHPEIEFFLLNDRPEDGGEPEPADAGGYFDHTPHSAAHDFRRNAITMLEAMGISVEYSHHEGAPGQQEIDLRYADALTTADNIMTFRLVMKEVALEQGVFASFMPKPFTEHPGSGMHTHMSLFEGDRNAFYEPGAEFKLSKAGRAFIAGLLRHSAEITAVCNQWVNSYKRLWGNVGSAAGAGGEAPSYICWGHNNRSALVRVPMYKPHKGHSTRIEFRSLDTAANPYLAFAAILGAGLKGIEEGYELPPGAEDDVWALTVAERRALGIEPLPQNLDEAIRAMERSELVADVLGEHVFDFFLRNKRQEWEEYRREVTAFERKRLLAVL, from the coding sequence GTGGACCGACAGCAGGAGTTCGTGCTCCGCACGCTGGAGGAGCGCGACATCCGCTTCATCCGGCTGTGGTTCACCGACGTGCTCGGGTTCCTGAAGTCGGTGGCGGTCGCGCCCGCCGAGCTCGAAGGGGCCTTCGGGGAGGGCATCGGCTTCGACGGCTCGGCGATCGAGGGCTTCGCGCGCGTCTACGAGGCCGACATGATCGCCAAGCCGGACCCGTCCACGTTCCAGGTGCTGCCCTGGCGGTCGGAGTCGCCCGGCGTGGGCCGGATGTTCTGCGACATCCTCATGCCGGACGGGACGCCGAGCTTCGCCGACCCCCGCTACGTCCTCAAGCGGGCGCTGGCCCGCGCCGCCGACCTCGGCTTCACCTTCTACACCCACCCCGAGATCGAGTTCTTCCTGCTCAACGACCGTCCCGAGGACGGCGGCGAGCCCGAGCCCGCCGACGCGGGCGGGTACTTCGACCACACCCCGCACAGCGCCGCGCACGACTTCCGGCGCAACGCGATCACGATGCTGGAGGCCATGGGCATCTCGGTGGAGTACAGCCACCACGAGGGCGCCCCGGGCCAGCAGGAGATCGACCTGCGCTACGCCGACGCGCTCACCACCGCCGACAACATCATGACGTTCCGGCTCGTGATGAAGGAGGTGGCGCTGGAGCAGGGCGTGTTCGCCTCGTTCATGCCGAAGCCCTTCACCGAGCACCCCGGCTCGGGCATGCACACCCACATGTCGCTGTTCGAGGGCGACCGCAACGCCTTCTACGAGCCGGGCGCGGAGTTCAAGCTGTCCAAGGCCGGGCGCGCGTTCATCGCGGGGCTGCTGCGGCACTCCGCCGAGATCACCGCCGTGTGCAACCAGTGGGTGAACTCCTACAAGCGCCTGTGGGGCAACGTCGGGTCGGCCGCGGGCGCCGGGGGAGAGGCCCCGTCCTACATCTGCTGGGGGCACAACAACCGGTCCGCGCTCGTCCGGGTGCCGATGTACAAGCCCCACAAGGGCCACTCGACCCGCATCGAGTTCCGTTCCCTGGACACCGCCGCCAACCCCTACCTGGCGTTCGCGGCGATTCTCGGCGCCGGGCTGAAGGGCATCGAGGAGGGCTACGAGCTGCCCCCGGGCGCCGAGGACGACGTGTGGGCGCTCACGGTCGCCGAGCGGCGCGCCCTCGGCATCGAGCCGCTCCCGCAGAACCTGGACGAGGCGATCCGGGCGATGGAGCGCAGCGAGCTGGTCGCCGACGTCCTCGGCGAGCACGTCTTCGACTTCTTCCTGCGCAACAAGCGCCAGGAGTGGGAGGAGTACCGGCGCGAGGTGACGGCGTTCGAGCGCAAGCGGCTCCTGGCCGTCCTGTAG